One SAR202 cluster bacterium genomic window carries:
- a CDS encoding DinB family protein, whose protein sequence is MDLNSMVVLTFEELDRDLRNAMEGLTKKELEWRPSDETNSIGFIFWHMNRAEDLWVNEFARKAPHVFVRDGWSKKWGIPGDQTGARYGKAELSAFVLPPMKEVWSYKEAVRAQSLAYVRDLKAGDYDVMPKTDNPRRHGYTVGRMWTHLFCEIGEHVGHIRYLRGLQRGLNK, encoded by the coding sequence ATGGACTTGAATTCGATGGTGGTATTGACCTTTGAGGAGTTGGACCGGGACTTGCGTAACGCCATGGAAGGGTTGACGAAGAAGGAGTTGGAGTGGCGGCCTAGCGATGAAACGAATTCCATTGGGTTTATCTTCTGGCATATGAATCGGGCGGAGGACCTCTGGGTTAATGAATTCGCCAGGAAGGCGCCGCATGTGTTTGTTAGGGATGGGTGGTCGAAGAAGTGGGGGATACCGGGAGACCAGACGGGGGCTCGGTATGGGAAGGCGGAGCTGTCGGCCTTTGTGCTGCCGCCGATGAAGGAGGTGTGGTCGTACAAGGAGGCGGTGCGAGCGCAGTCGCTGGCATACGTGAGGGACTTGAAGGCGGGCGATTATGACGTGATGCCGAAGACGGACAACCCGCGTCGGCATGGGTACACAGTGGGGAGGATGTGGACGCACCTGTTCTGCGAAATTGGCGAGCATGTGGGCCACATTCGGTATCTTAGGGGCTTGCAGAGGGGATTGAATAAGTAG
- a CDS encoding tartrate dehydrogenase, with product MPPVKIAVIRGDGIGVDVIEEGLKALRAVGRRHNIQWQFIEFPWGSDYYFQHGAMMPRDGLDLLRPFDAIYFGAVGHPEIPDHVTLGNLLLPMRRGFDQYVCLRPAVLYPGVASPLAGKKPGDINMAVIRENTEGEYANVGGFHYAGLPQEMALQTSVFTRHGCERVIRFAFDLARKRGGKKKVTSVTKSNALSYSMVLWDNVFKEVARGYPDISTHSLLVDAACMDFIRRPESFDVVVASNLFGDILTDIGAIITGSMGLAASANINPERKFPSMFEPVHGSAPDIAGKGIANPLAAILSAAMMLRHLGHDPAADAIDAAVLALLHRGHPLTPDLGGKAATKQVGDAVVKALES from the coding sequence ATGCCCCCCGTTAAAATCGCCGTCATTCGCGGTGACGGCATCGGCGTAGACGTCATCGAAGAAGGCCTCAAAGCCCTCCGCGCCGTCGGACGCCGACATAACATCCAGTGGCAGTTCATCGAATTCCCCTGGGGTTCCGACTACTACTTCCAGCACGGCGCCATGATGCCCCGCGACGGCCTCGACCTCCTCCGGCCCTTCGACGCCATCTACTTCGGCGCCGTCGGCCACCCCGAGATCCCTGACCACGTCACCCTGGGCAACCTCCTCCTCCCTATGCGCCGCGGCTTCGACCAGTACGTCTGCCTGCGGCCCGCCGTCCTTTACCCGGGCGTCGCCTCCCCCCTCGCGGGCAAAAAGCCCGGCGACATCAATATGGCCGTCATTCGCGAGAACACGGAAGGCGAGTACGCCAACGTCGGCGGCTTTCATTACGCCGGCCTGCCCCAGGAGATGGCCCTTCAGACCTCCGTCTTCACCCGCCATGGCTGTGAGCGCGTCATCCGGTTTGCCTTCGACCTCGCCCGCAAACGCGGCGGCAAGAAGAAGGTAACCTCCGTCACCAAGTCCAACGCCCTGAGTTATAGCATGGTCCTCTGGGACAACGTATTCAAAGAGGTCGCCCGCGGCTATCCCGACATTTCCACCCACTCCCTCCTCGTCGACGCCGCCTGCATGGACTTCATCCGACGCCCCGAGTCCTTCGACGTGGTTGTCGCCAGCAACCTCTTCGGCGACATCCTTACCGACATCGGCGCCATTATCACCGGCAGCATGGGCCTGGCCGCCAGCGCCAACATCAACCCCGAACGCAAATTCCCCTCCATGTTTGAGCCTGTCCACGGCAGCGCGCCGGACATCGCGGGCAAGGGCATCGCCAACCCCCTGGCGGCCATTCTCTCCGCCGCCATGATGCTCCGCCACCTCGGCCACGACCCCGCCGCCGACGCCATAGACGCCGCCGTCCTGGCCCTCCTCCACCGGGGCCACCCCCTCACTCCCGACCTAGGCGGCAAAGCCGCCACCAAACAGGTGGGTGACGCTGTAGTCAAAGCTCTGGAGTCCTAG
- a CDS encoding asparaginase, with protein MARKPTVMVLGTGGSIASIGPHRLDYTTYPEVGHRIPVAELLGQIPEAKKWAKVESEDIVNEASGALTPLHWLDMARRINKVLSGEGVDGVVLTHGTATLEETAFFLHLTVKSDKPVVVTGAMRPASAVGTDAHINLLNSIQAAASPEAAGRGVMVMLNNQIHSARDVIKSDTYRVETFKSYDLGLLGYADSDHEVRFYRRPDKRHTSTSEFNVGRLKEMPRVEMVYNYTGASGLLVDAVTKSKSDGLVLVGLGSGNTTPWVEAAAVRAVKACVAVVLASRVNTGRVMLTPKKGKLGLVVCDNLLPQKARVLLMLGLTKTKEQGELQRMFYEY; from the coding sequence ATGGCGCGCAAGCCGACGGTTATGGTATTGGGGACGGGGGGAAGCATCGCCAGCATTGGGCCGCATCGGTTGGACTACACGACGTACCCGGAGGTGGGGCATCGGATACCGGTGGCGGAGCTATTGGGTCAGATACCGGAGGCGAAAAAGTGGGCGAAGGTGGAGAGCGAGGACATCGTTAATGAAGCCAGCGGAGCGCTAACGCCGCTGCACTGGCTGGATATGGCGCGCCGCATAAATAAGGTGTTGAGCGGCGAGGGTGTGGACGGGGTGGTGTTGACCCACGGGACGGCGACGCTGGAGGAGACGGCGTTCTTTCTGCACCTGACGGTGAAGAGCGACAAGCCGGTGGTGGTGACAGGGGCCATGCGGCCGGCGTCGGCGGTGGGGACGGACGCGCATATAAACCTGCTGAACTCGATACAGGCGGCGGCCAGCCCGGAGGCGGCGGGTCGAGGGGTGATGGTGATGCTGAACAATCAGATACACTCGGCGCGGGATGTGATCAAATCGGACACGTATAGGGTGGAGACGTTCAAGTCTTACGACCTGGGGCTGTTAGGGTACGCCGACTCGGACCACGAGGTGAGGTTCTATCGAAGGCCGGATAAGCGGCATACATCGACGAGCGAGTTCAACGTGGGGCGGCTGAAGGAGATGCCGAGGGTGGAGATGGTGTACAACTACACAGGGGCGTCGGGGTTATTGGTGGACGCGGTAACGAAGAGCAAGTCGGACGGGCTGGTGCTGGTGGGGTTAGGGTCGGGGAACACGACGCCGTGGGTGGAGGCGGCGGCGGTGCGGGCGGTGAAGGCTTGTGTGGCGGTGGTGCTGGCGTCGAGGGTGAACACGGGGAGGGTAATGCTGACGCCGAAGAAGGGGAAGCTGGGATTGGTGGTGTGCGACAACCTGCTGCCGCAGAAGGCGCGGGTGCTGCTGATGCTGGGGTTGACGAAGACGAAGGAGCAGGGAGAGCTTCAGAGGATGTTCTACGAATATTAG
- a CDS encoding alanine--glyoxylate aminotransferase family protein — protein MPGKIYPELNIPSRILTSTGPVNVHPRVYKAMMTPVIGYGEAAFLPVIDGISSMLADVFQTRENLTMALSATGSGGVEAGMLNLLEPGDTAIIGSYGFFCQRMAEMARRQGANVIEVQGEWAQPLDPNAIRQEVKKHRKVKVIGMVHAETSTGIKQPLEEVSKIAKEHDALFAVDAVTSLAGCEVAVDKWGIDYISSGSQKCLACPPGLSPCAVSNKALSAVKARQKPPFSWYLDLSLIANYWGKDHVYHHTVSMPMLYALYEGLRIVLEEGLEARFARHQRNALALRAGLEAMGLKVISNKDHRLPQITPVEIPAGVDDAKVRGRLVNEFKTEISRGLGKFGGKIWRIGLMGETSTPANVYHVLSALEKILPENGYEVPVGAATSAASKVLAKS, from the coding sequence ATGCCTGGCAAAATCTACCCTGAGCTAAACATCCCCTCCCGCATCCTCACCAGCACCGGGCCGGTCAACGTTCACCCTCGAGTTTATAAAGCCATGATGACCCCCGTCATCGGCTACGGCGAAGCCGCCTTCCTGCCAGTTATCGACGGCATCTCCTCCATGCTCGCCGACGTCTTTCAGACCCGCGAAAACCTCACCATGGCCCTCTCCGCCACCGGCTCCGGCGGCGTCGAGGCTGGTATGCTCAACCTCCTGGAGCCCGGCGACACCGCTATCATAGGCTCCTACGGCTTCTTCTGCCAGCGCATGGCCGAGATGGCGCGGCGCCAGGGCGCCAACGTTATCGAAGTCCAGGGCGAGTGGGCCCAGCCCCTGGACCCCAACGCCATCCGGCAGGAAGTCAAGAAGCACCGCAAGGTCAAAGTTATCGGCATGGTCCACGCCGAGACCTCCACCGGCATCAAGCAGCCGCTAGAAGAGGTCTCCAAAATCGCCAAGGAGCACGACGCCCTCTTCGCCGTCGATGCCGTCACCTCCCTGGCGGGCTGTGAAGTCGCCGTGGACAAGTGGGGCATCGACTATATCTCCAGCGGCTCCCAGAAGTGCCTCGCCTGCCCCCCCGGCCTCTCCCCCTGCGCCGTCAGCAACAAGGCCTTGAGCGCCGTCAAGGCCCGGCAGAAGCCTCCCTTCTCCTGGTACCTGGACCTCTCCCTCATCGCCAACTACTGGGGCAAGGACCACGTCTATCACCACACCGTCTCCATGCCCATGCTCTACGCCCTCTACGAAGGCCTGCGAATCGTCCTCGAGGAAGGCCTGGAAGCGCGATTCGCCCGCCACCAGCGCAACGCCCTGGCCCTCCGCGCCGGCCTGGAAGCCATGGGTCTCAAGGTCATCTCCAACAAAGACCACCGGCTGCCCCAGATTACTCCCGTGGAGATACCCGCTGGCGTTGACGACGCCAAGGTCCGGGGCCGCCTGGTCAACGAGTTCAAGACAGAAATCTCTCGCGGCCTGGGCAAGTTCGGCGGCAAAATCTGGCGGATTGGCCTTATGGGCGAGACCAGCACCCCCGCCAACGTCTACCACGTCCTCTCCGCCCTGGAGAAAATTCTCCCCGAAAACGGCTACGAGGTCCCCGTCGGCGCCGCCACCTCCGCCGCCAGCAAAGTCCTCGCCAAGTCCTAG
- a CDS encoding alpha/beta hydrolase yields MEALESATSRDGLRFYHRIIPHPQPEFLPVLFVSGAFQTMDSWARFARVFARHTTVLLVDPPGMGQSGVLPPSHGVDFLAGCLKQVLDERGIDRANVVAASYGTPSAFRMAQLYPDRVARVALGGTMRELPVHLRKRIADTVETALRGDRVLLADKIVEGMLCHDPDRPIDRRDLAARVLGAAFVECPIWSCGSTPPTRVAC; encoded by the coding sequence ATGGAGGCCCTGGAATCCGCCACGTCCCGCGACGGGCTGCGTTTCTATCACCGCATCATCCCCCATCCTCAGCCTGAGTTCCTGCCGGTATTGTTTGTCAGCGGCGCCTTTCAGACCATGGACTCCTGGGCGCGCTTTGCGCGAGTTTTCGCGCGGCACACCACCGTGCTGCTGGTGGACCCGCCCGGCATGGGGCAGTCCGGCGTCCTCCCGCCCAGCCACGGCGTCGATTTTTTGGCCGGGTGCCTGAAGCAAGTGCTGGACGAGCGCGGCATAGACCGGGCCAATGTAGTCGCGGCGTCTTACGGCACCCCCAGCGCCTTCCGCATGGCGCAGCTTTATCCCGATAGAGTAGCCCGTGTAGCGCTGGGCGGCACCATGAGGGAACTGCCTGTCCATCTCCGCAAGAGGATCGCCGATACCGTCGAAACGGCTCTCAGAGGTGACCGCGTGCTGCTTGCCGATAAGATTGTGGAAGGGATGCTGTGCCACGACCCGGACAGACCCATTGACCGCCGGGACCTGGCGGCGCGGGTCTTGGGGGCGGCATTCGTAGAATGTCCGATTTGGAGCTGCGGCAGTACGCCGCCAACACGCGTCGCTTGCTAG
- a CDS encoding uracil-DNA glycosylase: protein MKRIALHSKSNRGSDALSPAARQQLAALQSRIIRCKKCPRLVAHRQAAALQIPPRYAGWDYWARPLPSFGGPNARLLILGLAPAAHGGNRTGRMFTGDRSGDWVYGTLHKFGFAAIPTSDHKDDGQRLIDAYITAALHCAPPLNKPTPEELANCQPYLLNELKLLKNVRVVVTLGKIAFDAYLAACAKLGIEIPKPRPKFGHAAAYTMPNGVTLIGSYHPSQQNTFTGKLTRPMFEGIFSEARHLINQP, encoded by the coding sequence ATGAAAAGAATCGCTTTACATTCAAAGTCCAATAGAGGATCAGACGCCCTATCCCCGGCTGCTAGACAGCAGCTAGCCGCCCTCCAATCTCGCATCATCCGCTGCAAAAAATGCCCCCGCCTCGTCGCCCACCGGCAGGCCGCCGCCCTCCAAATACCCCCTCGATACGCAGGCTGGGACTACTGGGCAAGACCCCTGCCCTCCTTCGGCGGCCCCAACGCCCGGCTCCTCATCCTCGGCCTCGCCCCCGCGGCCCACGGCGGCAATCGCACCGGACGCATGTTCACCGGCGACCGCAGCGGCGACTGGGTCTACGGCACTCTCCACAAATTCGGCTTCGCCGCCATCCCCACCTCCGACCACAAAGACGACGGCCAGCGCCTAATCGACGCCTATATTACCGCCGCCCTCCACTGCGCCCCGCCCTTAAACAAACCCACCCCCGAAGAACTCGCTAACTGCCAGCCGTATCTCCTCAACGAACTCAAGCTGCTAAAAAACGTGCGTGTAGTAGTGACCCTGGGTAAAATCGCCTTCGACGCCTACCTGGCCGCCTGCGCCAAACTAGGCATCGAAATCCCCAAGCCCCGGCCCAAATTCGGCCACGCCGCCGCCTATACCATGCCCAACGGCGTCACCCTCATCGGCTCCTACCACCCCAGCCAGCAAAACACCTTCACCGGCAAGCTCACCCGCCCCATGTTTGAAGGCATCTTCTCTGAGGCTAGGCACTTAATTAACCAGCCCTAG
- a CDS encoding Hcp family type VI secretion system effector, with product MASLGANSAAPARAEQPTIFMKLTGEKGPIPGGVMRSGLEGWIEVIGMNHEIVSPRDAASGLPTGKRQHKPITITKEIDKSTPLIFKALVNNEQIKEVELRFYKPGKGGKEEQYFTIKLENAHISSVRLQNEGGTATETREHVSFVYQKIIWTWTDGGITAEDDWESPAV from the coding sequence ATGGCGTCCCTGGGGGCCAATAGCGCCGCCCCGGCGCGGGCGGAGCAGCCAACCATATTCATGAAGTTGACTGGCGAGAAGGGACCAATCCCGGGCGGAGTCATGCGGTCCGGCCTTGAGGGGTGGATAGAGGTTATTGGCATGAACCACGAAATCGTCAGCCCCAGGGACGCGGCCTCCGGACTGCCCACCGGCAAGCGGCAGCACAAGCCTATCACCATCACCAAAGAGATAGACAAGTCGACGCCGCTGATCTTTAAGGCGCTGGTCAACAACGAGCAGATCAAGGAAGTGGAGCTCCGCTTCTATAAGCCCGGCAAGGGCGGCAAGGAGGAGCAATACTTCACCATCAAGTTGGAGAACGCCCACATATCCTCTGTTCGACTGCAGAACGAGGGTGGCACCGCCACTGAGACCAGAGAGCACGTGAGCTTTGTCTACCAGAAGATCATCTGGACCTGGACGGACGGAGGGATCACGGCTGAGGACGACTGGGAGTCGCCCGCGGTTTAG